From one Actinomyces sp. Marseille-P3109 genomic stretch:
- a CDS encoding helix-turn-helix domain-containing protein, translating to MRASSSTSQDEQWWPIARQLGLRLQHARIAKGLSQEALAHAAGISTYTYQKFEKGESRPGTPMNPRLRTLIALATALDMQVEELVGGMSE from the coding sequence GTGCGCGCTTCCTCCTCCACCAGCCAAGACGAGCAGTGGTGGCCCATCGCTCGCCAGCTCGGCCTGCGGCTGCAGCACGCCCGCATCGCCAAAGGCCTCAGCCAGGAAGCCCTGGCCCATGCCGCCGGTATCTCCACCTACACCTACCAAAAGTTTGAGAAGGGTGAGTCCCGCCCCGGCACCCCGATGAACCCGCGCCTGCGCACCCTCATCGCCCTGGCAACGGCGCTGGACATGCAGGTGGAGGAACTGGTGGGTGGGATGAGTGAGTAG